A stretch of Coriobacteriia bacterium DNA encodes these proteins:
- a CDS encoding LL-diaminopimelate aminotransferase produces the protein MRTANRIANLPPYLFAEIDRKKAAKVAQGIDVISLGIGDPDTPTPRNIVERAVEAVQDPANHRYPSYYGAPRYRKACARWMRTRFGVDVDPEEEVLALIGSKEGIAHVFLAFADPGDVCLVPGCGYPVYHTGGILAGAESWFMPMTEDDGFLADFENAPAEVLARARMMFLSYPNNPTSAVAPDEYFDRAIAFAREHDLLVIHDNAYSEIGFDGYRPPSFLQRPGAKDVAIELFSCSKAYNMTGWRVAFAAGNPTAIKALGTVKSNIDSGVFTAVQDAAIEALLGPQDSIDALNVLYQRRRDLVMPALARIGLRAQTPKGTIYVWARVPEGHTSTSFAELVLEEANVIVAAGSAYGPSGEGYIRISLTTPDDRLEEAIRRIETCL, from the coding sequence GTGCGCACCGCGAACCGCATCGCCAACCTTCCGCCCTACCTGTTCGCCGAGATCGACAGGAAGAAGGCGGCCAAGGTCGCCCAGGGCATCGACGTCATCTCCCTGGGCATCGGCGATCCGGACACGCCCACGCCACGCAACATCGTCGAGCGGGCCGTGGAGGCCGTGCAGGACCCGGCCAACCACCGGTACCCGAGCTACTACGGCGCGCCGAGGTACCGCAAGGCGTGCGCGCGGTGGATGAGGACACGCTTCGGCGTGGACGTGGACCCTGAAGAAGAGGTGCTGGCGCTCATCGGCTCGAAAGAGGGCATCGCGCACGTCTTCCTCGCGTTCGCCGACCCCGGCGACGTCTGTCTCGTGCCCGGCTGCGGCTACCCCGTCTACCACACCGGCGGGATCCTCGCCGGCGCGGAGAGCTGGTTCATGCCGATGACCGAGGACGACGGCTTCCTCGCGGACTTCGAGAACGCTCCGGCCGAGGTCCTCGCACGCGCGAGGATGATGTTCCTGAGCTACCCGAACAACCCTACCTCGGCGGTCGCCCCGGACGAGTACTTCGACCGCGCGATCGCGTTCGCGCGCGAGCACGACCTGCTGGTCATCCACGACAACGCGTACTCCGAGATCGGCTTCGACGGCTACCGGCCGCCCAGCTTCCTTCAGCGCCCGGGCGCCAAGGACGTCGCGATCGAGCTCTTCTCGTGCTCGAAGGCGTACAACATGACCGGCTGGCGCGTGGCCTTCGCTGCCGGCAACCCCACCGCCATCAAGGCGCTCGGCACGGTCAAGTCCAACATTGACTCCGGCGTCTTCACCGCGGTGCAGGACGCCGCCATAGAGGCGCTGCTGGGCCCGCAGGACTCGATCGACGCGCTTAACGTGCTCTACCAGCGCCGCCGCGACCTCGTGATGCCCGCGCTCGCCAGGATCGGCCTGCGAGCTCAGACCCCGAAGGGCACCATCTACGTGTGGGCTCGCGTCCCCGAGGGGCACACTTCGACGAGCTTCGCCGAGCTCGTGCTCGAGGAGGCGAACGTCATCGTCGCAGCCGGCTCGGCGTACGGCCCCAGCGGCGAGGGGTACATCCGTATCAGCCTCACTACCCCCGACGACCGGCTCGAAGAGGCGATACGCCGCATCGAGACCTGCCTGTAG
- a CDS encoding diaminopimelate epimerase, whose product MGFTKMHGLGNDFILIADLGGEVELDEAAVRWFCDRHFGVGADGLILLRPPTVPDADLSMLYRNADGTTAEMCGNGARCFAKYAAERDIIARESRLIRVQTLGGVREVTLQRDALGDVESATVDMGVPRLHPEEIPSTLPGEQVFECPIETAAGTFEVTAVNMGNPHAVVWVDDVDEAPVETVGPLIETHEVFPERTNVEFAQVVEGPEGPERILLRVWERGVGETMACGTGACATLVASVLACLTGRESVVEVPGGELVVRWAEDEHVYLTGPAEEVFSGVVRVPEG is encoded by the coding sequence ATCGGCTTCACGAAGATGCACGGCCTGGGCAACGACTTCATCCTCATCGCCGACCTCGGCGGGGAGGTCGAGCTGGACGAGGCGGCGGTCCGGTGGTTCTGCGACCGCCACTTCGGCGTCGGCGCCGACGGCCTCATCCTCCTGCGGCCGCCCACCGTTCCCGACGCCGACCTGTCCATGCTCTACCGCAACGCCGACGGCACCACGGCCGAGATGTGCGGCAACGGCGCGCGCTGCTTCGCCAAGTACGCCGCCGAACGCGACATCATCGCGCGGGAGAGCCGACTGATCCGCGTCCAGACCCTCGGCGGGGTGCGCGAGGTGACGCTGCAGCGCGACGCTCTCGGCGACGTCGAGAGCGCCACGGTCGACATGGGCGTCCCACGGCTGCACCCGGAGGAGATCCCGTCCACGCTGCCCGGGGAGCAGGTCTTCGAGTGCCCGATCGAGACGGCCGCGGGGACGTTCGAGGTCACGGCGGTGAACATGGGCAACCCGCACGCCGTGGTGTGGGTCGACGACGTGGACGAGGCGCCGGTGGAGACCGTCGGCCCGCTCATCGAGACGCACGAGGTCTTCCCGGAGCGCACGAACGTCGAGTTCGCCCAGGTCGTCGAGGGACCGGAGGGCCCCGAGCGCATCCTCCTCCGCGTGTGGGAGCGGGGGGTGGGGGAGACGATGGCGTGCGGCACCGGTGCATGCGCGACGCTGGTGGCCTCCGTGCTCGCCTGCCTCACCGGCCGGGAGTCGGTCGTGGAGGTTCCCGGCGGCGAGCTCGTCGTCCGCTGGGCCGAGGACGAGCACGTCTACCTGACCGGCCCCGCCGAGGAGGTCTTCTCGGGAGTCGTGAGGGTGCCGGAGGGGTAG
- the miaA gene encoding tRNA (adenosine(37)-N6)-dimethylallyltransferase MiaA, whose amino-acid sequence MSRDEGTARPHPRGDESSSEVPGAGARVLAVVGPTAVGKTALAEGLALRLGGEIVSADSMQVYRGMDVGTAKPRPDERAVPYHCIDLAEPGEPFSAALYQDCARAAVADISARGLLPVLAGGTGLYVRAAIDDLEFPRGESGSRERERLEALAARIGPEALHERLRGIDPASAALIHPNNVRRVVRALEMAAEGVSYAEQARGFAERRAVYDATFLGLTMEREALYARIGERVEAMVAAGLLDEVRALLDAGYREALTAAQAIGYKELVPVAEGRADLGDAVEAVKLATRRYAKRQLTWFRADPRVRWVDATGLAPGGVLAQALALLESGRRGGTVERG is encoded by the coding sequence GTGAGCCGGGACGAAGGAACGGCCCGGCCCCACCCGAGGGGGGACGAGAGCTCCTCGGAGGTCCCGGGGGCGGGCGCACGCGTACTGGCGGTCGTCGGTCCCACCGCCGTCGGTAAGACGGCGCTCGCCGAGGGCCTCGCGCTGCGGCTGGGCGGCGAGATCGTGAGCGCCGACTCCATGCAGGTCTACCGTGGGATGGACGTCGGCACGGCCAAGCCGCGGCCGGACGAACGCGCCGTGCCGTACCACTGTATCGACCTCGCCGAGCCGGGCGAGCCGTTCTCCGCCGCGCTCTACCAGGACTGCGCGCGCGCCGCGGTCGCCGACATCTCCGCTCGGGGGCTGCTGCCGGTGCTCGCGGGCGGGACGGGGCTCTACGTCCGGGCGGCGATCGACGACTTGGAGTTCCCGCGCGGCGAGAGCGGCTCACGGGAGCGGGAGCGGTTGGAGGCGCTGGCCGCCCGGATCGGCCCGGAAGCGCTTCACGAGCGGCTGCGCGGGATCGACCCCGCGTCGGCGGCGCTCATCCACCCGAACAACGTCCGCCGCGTGGTCCGCGCTCTCGAGATGGCGGCGGAGGGCGTCTCCTACGCCGAGCAGGCGCGCGGGTTCGCCGAGCGGCGCGCGGTCTACGACGCGACGTTCCTCGGCCTCACGATGGAGCGCGAGGCGCTGTACGCCCGTATCGGCGAGCGGGTGGAAGCCATGGTCGCCGCGGGCCTGCTCGACGAGGTGCGCGCCCTGCTGGACGCCGGATACCGGGAGGCGCTCACAGCCGCGCAGGCGATCGGGTACAAGGAGCTCGTTCCGGTCGCGGAGGGGCGAGCGGACCTGGGCGACGCGGTCGAGGCTGTCAAGCTCGCCACGCGACGCTACGCGAAGCGCCAGCTCACGTGGTTCCGCGCCGACCCGCGCGTCCGCTGGGTCGACGCCACGGGACTCGCGCCGGGCGGCGTGCTCGCCCAGGCGCTGGCGCTGCTAGAATCGGGCAGACGCGGCGGGACCGTCGAGCGAGGCTAG
- the amrA gene encoding AmmeMemoRadiSam system protein A — protein sequence MSFDVFGVIAPHPPIMVPEVGRERAASTSASIEAMRAAAEAVAAFDPESVVVMSPHAPALRDAFVVETSPRASGSLASFGAVNVRSDAAIDTELAAAILDEADARGLPALARAALEPLAPGELDHGVLVPMSFLDPAARRPLVVLSLSLLPLADHRSLGESVRAAAQRLDRRISFVASGDLSHRLTPDAPAGYSPRAAAFDAHVAGAVRDGDLGALERLDPELAEEAGECGLRSFVTLSGAIPGAASRLLAYEAPWGVGYLTALAAAPPTLAAVESRATSESGRKGGKPGAPEAGLPSLARRAIEAYVGDGRVLEPEAGDDPLLSRPAGAFVSLHISGQLRGCIGTICPTTEDLAHEVVRNALEAATGDPRFPPLSPEELPELEVKVDVLHTAESCTVDDLDPKRYGVIVSCGWRRGLLLPDLEGVELTEDQLAIARRKAGIADHEEVLLERFRVDRYE from the coding sequence GTGTCCTTCGACGTCTTCGGGGTCATCGCGCCGCATCCCCCGATCATGGTTCCCGAGGTCGGCCGCGAGCGAGCGGCCTCGACCTCGGCGTCGATCGAGGCGATGCGCGCGGCCGCGGAGGCCGTCGCCGCGTTCGACCCGGAGAGCGTGGTCGTCATGTCCCCGCACGCGCCGGCGCTGCGCGACGCCTTCGTGGTCGAGACCTCGCCGCGCGCGTCCGGGTCGCTCGCCTCGTTCGGCGCGGTGAACGTGCGCTCAGACGCCGCCATCGACACGGAACTGGCCGCTGCGATCCTGGACGAGGCGGACGCGCGCGGCCTCCCGGCTCTCGCCCGCGCCGCGCTGGAACCGCTCGCGCCCGGCGAGCTCGACCACGGCGTGCTCGTCCCGATGTCCTTCCTCGACCCCGCCGCCCGCCGTCCGCTCGTGGTGCTCTCGCTGTCGCTGCTGCCGCTGGCCGACCACCGCAGCCTCGGCGAGTCGGTCCGAGCCGCGGCGCAGCGCCTCGACCGCCGCATCTCATTCGTGGCCAGCGGTGACTTGAGTCACCGCCTCACGCCCGACGCGCCGGCCGGCTACTCGCCGCGCGCCGCGGCCTTCGACGCGCACGTCGCGGGAGCGGTGCGCGACGGCGACCTCGGCGCGCTGGAGCGGCTCGACCCGGAGCTTGCCGAAGAGGCAGGGGAGTGCGGACTGCGCTCGTTCGTGACGCTCTCCGGAGCCATACCCGGTGCCGCGTCCCGGCTGCTCGCGTACGAGGCTCCCTGGGGCGTGGGCTACCTGACGGCGCTCGCGGCCGCACCGCCCACGCTGGCTGCGGTCGAGTCCCGCGCGACCTCGGAGTCCGGCCGCAAGGGCGGGAAGCCGGGCGCACCGGAGGCGGGACTGCCCTCGCTCGCGCGACGCGCGATCGAGGCTTACGTCGGCGACGGCCGGGTGCTCGAACCGGAGGCCGGGGACGACCCGCTGCTCTCGCGTCCGGCCGGCGCGTTCGTGTCGCTGCACATCTCCGGACAGCTCCGCGGGTGCATCGGCACGATCTGTCCGACCACCGAGGACCTCGCCCACGAGGTCGTCCGCAACGCCCTGGAGGCCGCCACCGGCGACCCGCGGTTCCCCCCGCTCAGCCCCGAGGAGCTGCCGGAGCTCGAGGTGAAGGTGGACGTGCTGCACACCGCGGAGTCCTGCACGGTGGACGACCTGGACCCCAAGCGCTACGGCGTGATCGTCAGCTGCGGGTGGCGGCGCGGGCTGCTCCTTCCCGACCTCGAGGGTGTGGAGCTCACCGAGGACCAGCTGGCCATCGCGCGCCGGAAGGCCGGCATCGCCGACCACGAGGAGGTCCTGCTGGAGCGCTTCAGGGTGGACCGGTACGAGTGA